The following proteins are encoded in a genomic region of Desulfosporosinus youngiae DSM 17734:
- the hemB gene encoding porphobilinogen synthase: MEIKRRPRRLRVNETIRSMVRENHIRIENLIYPMFVMPGEKKKVEISSMPGIYNFSLDEFILALGEVVELGVPAVLLFGIPESKDSVGSGAYHEHGIVQQAVRLAKQHYPDLYVITDVCLCEYTDHGHCGLIENGQVMNDPTLDLLAKTALSQAQAGADMVAPSDMMDGRVAAIRKMLDKEGFSQIPIMAYSAKFASGFYGPFREAAGSTPQFGDRRTYQMDSANGNEAMLETDLDIEEGADMIIVKPALSYGDIIYRTKQKYGVPLAAYNVSGEYAMVKAAAANGWIDEKRIVMEALLSMKRAGADLLITYHALDVARWLREER, from the coding sequence ATGGAAATAAAAAGGCGCCCACGCCGTTTAAGAGTTAATGAAACTATTCGTAGTATGGTTCGGGAAAACCATATTAGAATTGAGAATTTGATTTATCCTATGTTCGTGATGCCGGGAGAGAAGAAAAAGGTGGAGATTTCCTCTATGCCCGGAATCTATAATTTTTCACTCGATGAATTTATCCTGGCGCTCGGGGAGGTCGTGGAACTGGGAGTTCCGGCGGTCTTGTTATTCGGGATCCCGGAGAGCAAGGATAGTGTAGGTTCGGGGGCTTACCATGAGCATGGGATCGTACAACAGGCAGTTCGTTTAGCCAAACAGCATTACCCGGATCTATATGTCATCACGGATGTTTGTTTGTGCGAATATACGGATCACGGACATTGCGGACTGATAGAAAACGGACAAGTTATGAACGACCCAACCCTTGACTTGCTTGCCAAGACGGCTCTTTCTCAGGCCCAAGCAGGTGCCGATATGGTGGCTCCTTCAGACATGATGGACGGCAGAGTTGCCGCCATTAGAAAAATGTTAGATAAAGAAGGATTTTCACAGATTCCGATTATGGCTTATTCGGCCAAGTTCGCCTCGGGTTTTTATGGACCTTTCCGGGAGGCAGCCGGGTCCACGCCGCAGTTTGGAGATCGCAGAACCTATCAAATGGATTCGGCCAATGGAAACGAAGCTATGCTGGAGACAGATTTAGACATTGAAGAGGGGGCTGACATGATTATTGTAAAGCCCGCTTTGTCCTACGGAGATATCATTTATCGCACTAAACAGAAATATGGCGTGCCATTAGCGGCTTACAATGTCAGCGGAGAATATGCCATGGTCAAAGCCGCTGCCGCCAACGGCTGGATTGATGAAAAACGCATTGTTATGGAGGCCCTATTGAGTATGAAGCGGGCAGGAGCGGATTTGCTGATTACGTATCACGCCTTGGATGTGGCGCGTTGGCTTAGAGAGGAGCGTTAA
- the nirJ2 gene encoding putative heme d1 biosynthesis radical SAM protein NirJ2 — protein MIVSWNTTNDCNMFCDHCYRDAGCKAEDELSTTQAKTLLEQIAKAGFKIMIFSGGEPLLRPDIVELVAHATSLGLRPVFGTNGTLITPELAKQLKEAGAMGMGISLDSLDKAKHDEFRKFPGAWDGAVQGMENCREVGLPFQIHTTVMDWNAHEVEAITDFAVEIGAVAHHFFFLVPTGRAVSIEEESLRAEAYEDILTRIMQKQQTVNIELKPTCAPQFMRIAKQMGIDMRFSRGCLAGTAYCIIGPKGQVQPCAYLNISLGDVRETPFDEIWCNNEVLQTLRTLDYKGGCGSCQYKRACGGCRARAAYYNDGDYMAEEPWCLYHGRKGVQYGCN, from the coding sequence ATGATCGTTTCTTGGAATACGACCAATGATTGCAATATGTTTTGTGATCATTGCTATCGTGATGCTGGGTGCAAAGCCGAAGATGAACTCAGCACAACCCAGGCAAAGACCTTGTTGGAGCAAATTGCTAAAGCTGGCTTCAAGATTATGATTTTCAGCGGAGGAGAGCCTCTGTTGAGACCGGATATCGTCGAACTTGTGGCCCATGCCACCTCGTTAGGGTTGCGTCCGGTATTCGGAACCAACGGAACCCTCATCACTCCGGAGTTGGCTAAGCAGCTTAAAGAGGCTGGTGCGATGGGAATGGGAATATCCTTAGACTCACTCGACAAGGCTAAACATGACGAATTCCGAAAATTTCCGGGCGCTTGGGACGGAGCAGTACAAGGAATGGAAAATTGCCGGGAAGTTGGGCTGCCCTTCCAAATTCACACGACAGTGATGGATTGGAATGCCCATGAAGTGGAAGCCATCACGGATTTTGCTGTAGAGATTGGGGCCGTTGCTCATCATTTCTTCTTTCTTGTACCAACGGGAAGGGCAGTGTCCATCGAGGAAGAGTCTCTAAGGGCTGAGGCCTATGAAGATATACTGACTCGGATTATGCAGAAACAACAAACCGTAAATATTGAGTTAAAGCCGACTTGTGCTCCTCAGTTTATGCGGATCGCGAAACAAATGGGGATCGATATGCGCTTTAGCCGCGGTTGCTTAGCAGGGACCGCTTATTGTATTATCGGACCGAAAGGACAGGTCCAACCTTGTGCTTACCTGAATATTTCCTTGGGGGATGTTCGGGAGACCCCCTTTGATGAAATCTGGTGTAATAATGAAGTTCTGCAGACCCTGCGGACCCTGGATTACAAAGGCGGCTGCGGATCATGTCAGTATAAGCGTGCTTGCGGCGGCTGCCGTGCACGTGCTGCTTACTATAATGACGGGGATTATATGGCAGAGGAGCCGTGGTGCTTATATCACGGAAGGAAGGGGGTTCAGTATGGATGCAATTGA
- a CDS encoding AsnC family transcriptional regulator — translation MDAIDRALLNAIQNKFPIAVYPYQSLGEAVGTTEEDAFERIRHLRQAGIIRRIGGVFDSRRLGYYSTLCAGKVPEEKISVLAKRLEGLPGVTHNYLRDHAYNVWFTLIARSHAVAERILQNIREETKLADIYTLPASRVFKINVNFDFDSTLEDIEQEESQNDSGDNVLLGAHKEELPPYELTNDEITLIRVIQGDLPDSATPFTVLAETLQWPVDKVISVANRLLEVKIIRRFGAVLRHQKAGFVANAMGVWQVDPEVTDKVGQIMARFKEVSHCYQRPTLPDWPYNLFTMIHGRSAKDCEDIMKSISLATGVKTYSMLFSVAELKKSSMQYFLEDEVN, via the coding sequence ATGGATGCAATTGACCGCGCCTTACTGAATGCCATTCAGAATAAATTTCCTATTGCAGTTTATCCTTATCAGAGCTTAGGGGAAGCCGTGGGAACAACGGAAGAAGACGCCTTTGAGCGGATTCGGCACCTACGACAGGCGGGGATTATTCGTCGTATAGGGGGGGTCTTTGATTCCCGTCGTTTAGGGTATTACAGTACCTTGTGTGCCGGCAAGGTTCCGGAAGAGAAAATCTCCGTCTTAGCCAAACGTTTGGAAGGACTTCCTGGAGTAACGCACAACTACCTGCGTGATCATGCCTATAATGTCTGGTTTACACTTATAGCCCGCTCTCATGCTGTCGCTGAACGCATCCTCCAGAACATACGAGAAGAAACGAAATTGGCCGATATCTATACTTTACCGGCTTCTCGGGTATTTAAGATTAATGTTAATTTTGATTTCGACAGTACGCTGGAGGATATAGAACAAGAAGAAAGTCAGAATGATTCCGGAGACAATGTTTTGCTCGGCGCTCATAAGGAAGAACTACCTCCTTATGAATTAACCAATGATGAGATCACTCTGATTCGAGTTATTCAAGGCGATCTGCCGGATTCCGCAACCCCATTTACTGTCCTGGCTGAAACGCTCCAATGGCCTGTTGACAAAGTAATCTCAGTTGCCAATCGGTTATTGGAAGTGAAAATCATCCGACGGTTCGGTGCGGTTCTTCGGCATCAAAAAGCAGGTTTCGTGGCCAATGCCATGGGAGTTTGGCAGGTTGATCCGGAGGTGACGGATAAGGTCGGTCAAATTATGGCCCGCTTTAAAGAAGTCAGTCATTGTTACCAGCGCCCCACTCTCCCTGATTGGCCTTATAACCTCTTTACGATGATTCATGGACGCTCAGCAAAGGATTGTGAAGATATCATGAAGAGTATTTCTTTGGCAACCGGTGTAAAGACTTATTCCATGCTCTTTAGTGTTGCCGAATTAAAAAAGAGCAGTATGCAATATTTCTTAGAAGATGAGGTTAACTAG
- the hemL gene encoding glutamate-1-semialdehyde 2,1-aminomutase, giving the protein MNFVDEKSRQAFVRAQMVIPGGVNSPVRAFKSVGRDPVFIDRGQGAHIWDIDGNQYLDYVGSWGPLIVGHAHPDVVEAIKRVAERGTSYGAPTEVETVLAEEVLKAYPSMEMIRMVNSGTEATMSALRLARGVTGRSKIVKFEGCYHGHADQLLIKAGSGALTFGVPTSPGVPTQTAATTISAQFNDLEGLAEIFKREGEEIACVILEPVAGNMGVVLPEEEFLKGIRRLTEQYGALLIFDEVMTGFRVSYGGAQAHFGIDPDLTCLGKVIGGGLPVGAYGGKRRFMEQISPSGPIYQAGTLSGNPLAMNAGLATLKLLQRPGTYQELQARTTKLAEGLKQIAQEAGLPIWVNAVGAMFSAFFTNTPVKDYASACTSDVEQFAKFFRGMLERGIYLAPSQFEAVFLSTAHTDADIDHTLEQARIVLKTL; this is encoded by the coding sequence TTGAATTTTGTAGATGAAAAAAGCCGGCAAGCTTTTGTAAGAGCTCAAATGGTAATCCCCGGAGGGGTGAATTCGCCGGTCAGAGCGTTTAAATCTGTAGGGCGGGACCCGGTCTTTATTGACCGGGGTCAAGGAGCACATATCTGGGATATTGATGGCAACCAATACCTTGACTATGTGGGTTCCTGGGGTCCGTTAATTGTGGGACATGCTCATCCTGATGTGGTCGAAGCAATCAAGCGAGTAGCAGAGCGGGGAACAAGCTACGGTGCGCCGACTGAGGTCGAAACTGTATTGGCTGAAGAAGTCTTAAAAGCCTATCCTTCTATGGAAATGATTCGTATGGTTAATTCAGGGACAGAAGCGACCATGAGTGCCTTGCGTTTGGCACGAGGGGTCACCGGCAGATCCAAGATCGTAAAGTTTGAGGGCTGTTATCATGGTCATGCTGACCAACTTCTCATTAAGGCCGGAAGCGGAGCTCTTACCTTTGGGGTTCCAACTTCGCCGGGGGTTCCAACCCAAACGGCAGCCACAACAATCTCGGCTCAATTTAATGATCTTGAAGGGTTAGCAGAGATCTTTAAGCGTGAAGGAGAAGAGATTGCCTGTGTAATTCTGGAGCCCGTCGCCGGCAACATGGGTGTGGTTTTACCGGAAGAAGAGTTCTTAAAAGGAATTCGTCGTTTAACAGAACAGTATGGAGCATTACTGATCTTTGATGAAGTAATGACTGGATTTAGAGTCAGTTATGGAGGGGCACAGGCCCATTTTGGAATCGATCCGGATTTGACCTGCCTGGGTAAAGTGATCGGCGGGGGACTGCCGGTGGGCGCTTATGGCGGAAAACGCCGATTCATGGAACAGATTTCTCCGAGCGGTCCGATTTATCAAGCGGGTACCCTTTCCGGGAATCCATTAGCGATGAATGCTGGGTTAGCAACCTTAAAACTGTTACAACGGCCGGGGACCTATCAAGAGTTGCAAGCCAGGACGACGAAACTTGCGGAAGGGTTAAAGCAGATCGCTCAAGAAGCGGGACTTCCGATTTGGGTGAATGCTGTTGGAGCGATGTTCTCCGCCTTTTTCACAAACACTCCCGTCAAAGACTATGCCAGCGCCTGCACATCCGACGTGGAACAGTTTGCTAAGTTCTTCCGTGGAATGTTAGAACGTGGTATTTACTTAGCTCCCAGTCAATTTGAAGCCGTCTTTTTATCAACGGCACATACAGACGCTGACATCGACCATACCTTGGAGCAAGCCCGAATCGTTCTTAAAACCCTGTAA
- a CDS encoding ISAs1 family transposase, with protein MMKELFAEIERINDPRQAYKTKHKLIDIVVIVLIGMLANADTWEEIQIFAVSRQTLLRKYLDLPHGIPSHDTLQRVMALIHPEVMRQIQTAFNQMLSQEEGEALKKLINIDGKTMRGSAVNEKRPLHVVSAWCKEDGVCFGQTVVHEKENEIVAIPELLKTLTIKGSIITLDAMGTQTKIAEQIIKQKGDYVLALKENQGNLYKDVVLYFEDEEFQTKAAYTQTIEKARSQLEKRQYYQSDDLSWLPDRQKWKGLKSIGMVVKTIEKKGQIKKEKRYYISSLPLDVESMAKAVRGHWAIESMHWQLDVTFREDSNTTLDKNAALNLNILRKMCLPLLKRLDIGMRASLKGKRFAFCSDPVKYIEQFMQM; from the coding sequence ATGATGAAAGAGCTCTTTGCAGAAATCGAACGAATCAATGACCCAAGGCAAGCCTATAAAACTAAGCACAAACTGATTGATATCGTAGTCATTGTGTTGATCGGAATGTTAGCCAATGCGGATACCTGGGAGGAAATCCAAATCTTTGCTGTTTCTAGACAGACCCTTTTGAGGAAGTATCTGGACCTTCCCCATGGTATTCCTTCGCATGATACCCTCCAGCGTGTCATGGCGCTTATTCATCCGGAAGTTATGAGGCAGATACAAACGGCTTTCAACCAAATGCTAAGCCAAGAAGAAGGAGAAGCCCTTAAGAAGCTCATCAATATCGACGGAAAAACGATGCGTGGCAGTGCGGTGAATGAAAAGCGTCCTCTGCATGTCGTCTCAGCTTGGTGCAAAGAAGATGGAGTCTGTTTTGGTCAAACCGTCGTCCATGAGAAAGAGAATGAAATCGTAGCCATTCCAGAACTCCTTAAGACCTTAACGATCAAGGGATCCATTATCACTCTAGACGCGATGGGTACACAAACTAAAATTGCCGAACAAATCATTAAGCAAAAGGGAGATTATGTGTTAGCCCTCAAAGAGAATCAAGGGAATCTATACAAAGACGTAGTCTTGTATTTTGAAGATGAAGAATTCCAAACAAAAGCAGCCTATACCCAAACGATAGAAAAAGCACGAAGTCAACTAGAGAAACGCCAATATTATCAGAGTGATGATCTATCGTGGCTGCCGGATCGACAGAAATGGAAAGGTCTAAAAAGTATAGGAATGGTCGTCAAAACCATTGAAAAGAAAGGTCAAATCAAGAAAGAGAAGAGATATTATATCAGTAGTTTGCCGCTGGATGTGGAGTCGATGGCGAAAGCCGTGAGAGGACATTGGGCGATTGAAAGTATGCATTGGCAGTTGGATGTGACCTTTCGAGAAGACAGTAACACGACGTTGGATAAAAACGCGGCATTAAACCTAAACATCTTACGCAAAATGTGCCTGCCTCTTTTGAAACGATTAGACATAGGAATGAGAGCTTCGTTAAAGGGTAAACGGTTTGCTTTTTGTTCTGATCCAGTCAAATATATCGAACAATTCATGCAAATGTAG
- a CDS encoding ABC transporter substrate-binding protein, whose product MKFTQKIISLIPSVTEILYYLGLEAKVVGITENCNYPEETKFKCKVGTFGHPRLSAILGLEPDIVLADGALHKKLIEDLQRNKIIVIEATPINVNDIFILMSKLGSLSHTELTVQPLINRLRERVDRLIRKSVVRRPRVFRLMSTDPLVTPGLQSFQYDALLLAGAQLMDFRANDPYVKVSWDQVRRFDPEVILFCGVEQGQSLPLKCKGCIAKNPICHRTVEDILDLEWEHITAFRENRIYPVSCDTICRPGPRLIDGVEKLHNLFYRK is encoded by the coding sequence ATGAAGTTTACTCAGAAAATAATCTCTCTGATTCCTTCAGTTACCGAAATCTTATACTACTTAGGTCTGGAGGCAAAGGTCGTCGGGATAACAGAAAACTGCAATTATCCGGAAGAAACTAAATTCAAGTGCAAAGTTGGTACATTTGGACATCCGCGGCTATCGGCAATTCTCGGCCTGGAACCGGACATTGTTTTAGCTGATGGGGCATTACACAAAAAACTTATAGAAGATTTGCAGAGGAATAAAATTATAGTTATTGAGGCTACTCCTATAAATGTGAACGATATTTTCATTCTCATGAGTAAATTAGGTTCTTTAAGCCACACTGAACTTACAGTGCAGCCGCTAATAAATAGATTAAGAGAGAGGGTCGATAGACTTATCCGGAAGTCTGTCGTTAGAAGACCACGGGTCTTTCGTTTAATGAGTACAGATCCTTTGGTTACTCCTGGGCTCCAATCCTTCCAATATGATGCTCTGCTGCTAGCCGGAGCTCAGTTGATGGATTTCCGGGCTAATGACCCTTACGTCAAAGTGAGCTGGGATCAAGTCAGAAGATTTGACCCGGAAGTGATATTGTTTTGTGGCGTAGAACAAGGACAGTCCTTACCTTTGAAATGTAAAGGATGTATTGCTAAGAACCCCATATGCCATAGAACTGTAGAGGATATTTTAGATTTGGAATGGGAGCATATTACGGCGTTTCGAGAAAACAGAATTTATCCTGTTTCTTGTGATACAATCTGCAGACCTGGACCAAGGTTAATTGATGGCGTAGAGAAGCTGCATAATCTATTTTATCGAAAATAA
- a CDS encoding MBL fold metallo-hydrolase, protein MKNQINLISSESLNPTPKRLSRRKFIGLGLLGTLGLTGGYSVIDNVFGKQSENKTGQKLVKPNFIPTPNKWSNDDVTVSWLGHASFLINFFGTRILIDPALNSHIGITPIGNLTIGPSRYIASALSSDEVGPIDLVLVSHAHTDHFDYPTLRKLQSPNTSVVTAKNTLPLWDGMKFKSINEIHWQDSKSLAGVNVTAIEGQHWGARIPWKKGMEANSLLLSKNGIHIFFGADTGYTELIKQQLSGIPIDLAIMGIGAYSPKSFEAKHATPEQAWKMAEEISAKWVIPMHWGAFNLSREPMKEPIIRFRQAASGQMEKVAIQETGGTWILPR, encoded by the coding sequence TTGAAGAATCAGATCAATCTAATTAGTTCCGAGTCACTTAACCCGACCCCAAAACGATTATCCCGGCGTAAGTTTATTGGCTTGGGTCTGTTAGGTACTCTAGGCTTGACTGGAGGTTATAGTGTTATAGATAATGTCTTTGGTAAACAAAGTGAGAATAAGACTGGACAAAAATTAGTTAAACCTAACTTTATTCCTACTCCTAACAAATGGTCGAATGACGACGTAACGGTCTCCTGGCTTGGCCACGCCAGTTTTTTGATCAATTTCTTTGGTACACGAATTCTAATTGATCCCGCCCTAAACTCACATATTGGTATTACCCCTATAGGTAACCTGACAATAGGTCCCAGTCGTTATATAGCTTCCGCACTTAGCAGCGACGAAGTTGGTCCTATTGATTTAGTACTTGTATCGCATGCTCACACAGATCACTTTGATTATCCAACATTACGCAAGTTGCAATCACCCAATACTTCTGTCGTTACTGCGAAAAATACTCTTCCTTTGTGGGACGGTATGAAATTTAAATCCATCAATGAAATCCACTGGCAAGATAGTAAGTCTTTAGCCGGAGTTAATGTCACAGCCATCGAGGGACAGCATTGGGGAGCGCGGATTCCCTGGAAGAAAGGCATGGAAGCTAATAGTCTCCTTTTGTCCAAAAACGGTATTCATATATTTTTCGGAGCAGACACAGGTTACACTGAACTGATTAAGCAACAATTAAGCGGGATACCTATTGACTTAGCCATTATGGGGATCGGGGCCTATTCTCCAAAGTCCTTCGAAGCAAAACATGCTACTCCTGAACAGGCTTGGAAAATGGCAGAGGAGATCTCCGCCAAATGGGTCATTCCCATGCATTGGGGAGCGTTTAATCTATCCAGAGAACCTATGAAAGAGCCCATTATTCGTTTTCGTCAAGCAGCTTCAGGCCAAATGGAAAAGGTAGCAATCCAGGAAACCGGAGGTACTTGGATACTACCACGGTAA
- a CDS encoding DUF4434 domain-containing protein — translation MKMRQVLHNWWKWICYIFRRFPKKTQVRPTFSSSFIQYWYCQNWDHDRWIEEYQMLQKIGINEIILQNIADTKARYAVYPTKMDGYTCNSIDMVKTALRAADALGMNVRIGLGYSEDWWSQNIYDQTWLDEEAEVNTAILKEIVTMYGEHKSLNGWYIPYEFHPLTALGLVQQADINRFFQRISSAIKLNSKKTIMVAPFYKAQLKSHITLATWSYLVHHILKDTGIDILALQDSVGAGFNELEHLDEIYAYTKKATDEIGLVLYAVTETFEMNGTDYLPAKHSRISAQLSKESAYVSGFVAFSIDHYQNGNESTQVAGYEEYYRYYLEHQT, via the coding sequence ATGAAAATGAGACAGGTTCTTCATAATTGGTGGAAGTGGATCTGTTACATCTTCCGACGGTTCCCTAAGAAAACACAGGTTCGGCCGACCTTCAGCAGTTCATTTATTCAGTATTGGTATTGTCAAAACTGGGACCATGATCGCTGGATTGAAGAGTATCAAATGTTACAAAAGATAGGCATCAATGAAATAATCCTCCAAAACATCGCTGATACCAAAGCACGTTATGCTGTGTATCCGACGAAAATGGATGGATATACATGCAACAGTATTGATATGGTTAAGACAGCCTTGCGTGCTGCCGATGCCCTTGGCATGAATGTCCGTATTGGCTTGGGATATAGCGAGGACTGGTGGTCACAAAATATTTATGATCAGACCTGGTTAGATGAAGAGGCTGAGGTCAATACAGCGATTCTCAAAGAAATTGTCACGATGTATGGTGAACATAAATCACTCAACGGCTGGTATATTCCCTATGAATTTCACCCGCTGACGGCGCTGGGTCTCGTCCAGCAAGCGGATATAAACCGATTCTTTCAAAGAATATCAAGTGCAATCAAGCTGAATAGTAAGAAGACAATTATGGTTGCTCCATTTTATAAGGCACAGTTGAAATCTCATATAACCTTGGCCACTTGGTCATATCTTGTGCATCATATCCTTAAAGATACAGGAATTGACATTCTTGCTTTGCAAGATAGTGTCGGGGCAGGTTTTAATGAGCTGGAGCATTTAGATGAGATTTATGCTTACACTAAGAAGGCTACTGATGAAATCGGCCTGGTCCTATATGCAGTCACTGAAACCTTTGAAATGAATGGAACAGACTATCTGCCGGCAAAGCATAGTCGGATTAGTGCGCAACTATCCAAAGAGTCAGCTTACGTAAGTGGATTCGTAGCTTTTAGCATAGATCACTATCAAAATGGCAACGAATCAACTCAAGTTGCAGGTTATGAGGAATACTATCGCTACTATTTAGAGCATCAAACGTAA
- the acs gene encoding acetate--CoA ligase, translating to MEEKQREGLMEENRLFFPPNEFSSKAIIQNPEIYELGQDREMFWSEQGKRLDWFKPWDTVLEWNPPFAKWYAGGKLNAAYNCLDRHLKGARRNKAALIFEGELGERRVLTYQDLYREVAQFANVLKSYGVEKGDRVAIYMPMIPEAVIAMLACARLGAPHNVVFGGFSYEALRDRILDSQAKVVVTSDGSYRRGNIIPLKENVDQALRSVTWVEKVIVVQRTGQPVEMQVGRDAWYHEVIKNASMVCPAEPMDADDMLFILYTSGTTGKPKGIVHTVGGYMVGVSTTHEWVFDLKEEDVYWCTADVGWITGHSYLVYGPLSNGATVLMYEGAPDFPEKDRYWEIIEKYGVSILYTAPTAIRSFMKWGESHPLGRDLSSLRLLGSVGEPINPEAWMWYYKHIGGERCPIVDTWWQTETGMIMMTPVPGITPMKPGSCTTPFPGVHLEVVNHGGEPVQKGEGGYLVVREPWPAMFKTVYGDNKRYEDTYWGQFPGVYFTGDEAKWDDDGYFWVIGRVDDVINVSGHRIGTAEVEGALVDHPAVAEAACVGRVHEIKGQAVFAFVSLKEGVVIHDQLIADLKAHVALKIGSLARPDDIFLTDELPKTRSGKIMRRLLKDIAEGRALGDTSTLADAAVVNFLKRNLKDQKDQTVSKTAILGRNKISIPDTATFNHCKDESYEGYSYTVWFATPPKDGSRHPMTHFYCFQWIERLNLVSEVVMAITNIMLNNKDAFETMFADGTPDFSYAVINEGKITDDLGEEGQICFCGSEG from the coding sequence ATGGAAGAGAAACAACGAGAAGGATTAATGGAGGAAAATCGCTTGTTTTTCCCTCCTAATGAATTTAGTTCAAAAGCTATAATTCAAAACCCTGAAATTTATGAACTAGGGCAGGACCGGGAAATGTTTTGGAGCGAACAGGGAAAACGGTTAGACTGGTTTAAGCCATGGGATACAGTTCTGGAATGGAACCCTCCCTTTGCCAAGTGGTATGCCGGCGGAAAATTAAATGCAGCCTATAATTGCTTAGACAGGCATTTAAAAGGAGCGCGTCGGAATAAAGCGGCGCTAATCTTTGAAGGAGAGCTGGGAGAGCGAAGAGTATTAACCTATCAGGATCTTTACCGCGAGGTAGCTCAGTTTGCGAATGTCCTTAAATCTTATGGTGTCGAAAAAGGAGATCGCGTGGCAATTTACATGCCTATGATTCCGGAGGCTGTGATCGCGATGCTCGCTTGTGCCAGATTAGGCGCTCCGCACAATGTAGTATTTGGTGGATTCAGTTATGAAGCTCTGAGGGATAGAATCCTCGATTCTCAAGCGAAGGTTGTTGTTACCTCGGATGGGAGTTATCGTCGCGGGAATATTATTCCCTTAAAGGAAAACGTAGATCAAGCACTCCGCTCTGTTACTTGGGTTGAAAAGGTGATTGTTGTGCAACGCACAGGTCAGCCTGTGGAAATGCAGGTTGGCCGGGATGCTTGGTATCACGAGGTTATTAAGAATGCCTCAATGGTTTGCCCGGCTGAGCCTATGGATGCGGATGATATGCTTTTTATTCTTTATACGAGTGGAACAACCGGAAAACCAAAAGGAATTGTCCATACGGTCGGCGGTTATATGGTTGGGGTTTCAACAACTCATGAGTGGGTATTTGACCTTAAAGAAGAAGATGTCTATTGGTGTACCGCAGATGTGGGCTGGATTACAGGACATAGTTATTTGGTGTATGGGCCATTGTCGAATGGGGCAACGGTATTAATGTACGAGGGAGCACCAGATTTTCCGGAAAAGGATCGGTATTGGGAGATCATCGAGAAGTATGGAGTAAGTATTTTATATACGGCTCCAACGGCGATTCGTTCGTTTATGAAATGGGGGGAAAGCCATCCTTTAGGCAGGGATCTTTCCAGTCTGCGGCTTTTGGGTTCAGTTGGCGAACCGATTAATCCTGAAGCGTGGATGTGGTACTATAAACATATTGGGGGAGAGCGCTGTCCCATTGTAGATACCTGGTGGCAAACAGAAACAGGTATGATTATGATGACTCCTGTACCAGGGATTACTCCTATGAAGCCGGGATCGTGTACAACTCCTTTTCCCGGCGTTCATCTGGAAGTAGTAAATCACGGGGGTGAACCCGTTCAGAAAGGAGAGGGCGGGTATTTAGTTGTTCGTGAGCCCTGGCCGGCGATGTTCAAAACAGTCTATGGTGATAACAAACGCTACGAAGACACATATTGGGGGCAATTCCCGGGTGTATATTTTACTGGGGACGAAGCAAAATGGGATGATGATGGTTATTTCTGGGTAATCGGACGTGTGGATGATGTCATCAATGTCTCGGGGCATCGGATTGGAACAGCGGAAGTGGAAGGCGCTTTAGTAGATCATCCGGCAGTTGCGGAAGCGGCCTGCGTAGGCAGAGTCCACGAAATAAAGGGTCAGGCAGTCTTTGCTTTTGTCAGCTTAAAAGAAGGAGTTGTCATTCACGACCAGCTTATTGCAGACCTTAAGGCGCATGTTGCCCTTAAAATCGGTTCGCTGGCACGACCCGATGATATTTTTTTAACGGATGAACTGCCTAAGACTCGTAGCGGAAAGATAATGAGACGTCTCCTCAAAGATATTGCCGAGGGCCGGGCATTGGGGGATACCAGTACACTAGCGGATGCAGCGGTTGTTAATTTTCTGAAAAGGAATCTTAAAGACCAGAAAGATCAAACAGTATCGAAGACTGCAATATTGGGTCGGAATAAGATTTCAATACCTGACACGGCTACGTTTAATCATTGTAAGGATGAATCTTATGAAGGATACAGTTATACAGTTTGGTTTGCAACCCCTCCTAAGGATGGTTCACGCCATCCAATGACTCATTTTTATTGCTTCCAGTGGATAGAAAGACTAAACTTAGTTTCCGAAGTTGTTATGGCAATCACCAATATCATGTTAAACAATAAGGATGCATTCGAAACAATGTTTGCTGACGGAACACCGGATTTTAGCTATGCAGTGATCAATGAAGGAAAAATTACAGATGATTTGGGAGAGGAAGGACAAATCTGTTTTTGCGGTTCCGAAGGCTAA